Sequence from the Capillibacterium thermochitinicola genome:
CGAGGTGGCCAAGACGATTTTCGGCCAGATCTCCGGCATCCGGAAACACTTAAAAGCGGAGACCTGAAAGGGCCGGTTAAGTTAAGGGGCCAACAATCTTTGTCCCGTGGACTTCTTTGACGCCGGTATATTCCACTAATTGTTCGTAGTTCTCCCTGGTGACGCCCCCGCCGGCCAGGATCACGATCCGGTCCCCGGCTTGCTTCACCAAGGCTTTGATGGTTTCCCGGTTCGCCAGGGCGGTGCCGGGCCCTCCCTTGGTCAGGACCCGGTGGATCCCGCAGGCGATCAATTGCTCGAGGGCTTCCTCTTTATCCTCAATCTCGTCGAAGGCCATGTGAAAAGTGATCTCTAGGTCACCGGCCTTTTCGACCAGTCTTTTCACCACGGCCTCATCGATCCGATGGTCGACGGTGAGGGCCCCGATGACCACGGCGTTGACACGGGCCTCCCGGCAGAGGGCGATGTCCTTCTCCATAATCCGGATCTCTTCT
This genomic interval carries:
- a CDS encoding copper homeostasis protein CutC, translating into MGIIKEACVGSFLEAKKAFELGAQRIELCDNLKEGGTTPSYGTILLAKETLDLPINVMIRPRGGNFVYSEEEIRIMEKDIALCREARVNAVVIGALTVDHRIDEAVVKRLVEKAGDLEITFHMAFDEIEDKEEALEQLIACGIHRVLTKGGPGTALANRETIKALVKQAGDRIVILAGGGVTRENYEQLVEYTGVKEVHGTKIVGPLT